Proteins encoded by one window of Candidatus Nitrosocosmicus arcticus:
- a CDS encoding AAA family ATPase — protein sequence MTGMPGAGKSTVANYLRKNSFYVLSMGDIIKEKALEQNLDLNDKNLGNLMLSLREEKNDNGIVAKLMLEKIMGLNGVEKIVVDGIRSYEEFLVFKKVEFAKLLVIRASSSKRYEHIKARNRSDTPENFERFGNRDKREISVGIRKAIALADKSISNKDLSLVDLYNQVEKIVKEWSKEFNKIDK from the coding sequence TTGACTGGTATGCCTGGAGCAGGAAAATCAACCGTGGCCAATTATCTAAGAAAAAATAGTTTTTATGTTCTAAGTATGGGAGACATAATCAAAGAGAAGGCATTAGAACAAAACCTTGATCTCAATGACAAAAATCTTGGAAACCTTATGTTAAGTCTAAGGGAGGAGAAAAATGACAACGGAATTGTTGCAAAATTAATGCTTGAAAAAATTATGGGATTAAATGGTGTTGAGAAAATAGTAGTAGATGGAATTAGAAGTTACGAAGAATTTTTGGTATTTAAAAAAGTTGAATTTGCAAAACTATTGGTAATTCGTGCTTCTTCCAGTAAGCGTTATGAACATATAAAAGCACGAAATCGGTCGGATACTCCGGAAAACTTTGAGAGATTTGGTAATAGAGATAAAAGAGAAATAAGCGTGGGGATTCGTAAGGCAATTGCGTTGGCTGATAAATCCATTTCTAATAAGGATTTGTCTTTGGTAGATCTTTACAATCAAGTCGAAAAAATAGTCAAAGAATGGTCAAAAGAATTTAATAAAATCGACAAATAA
- a CDS encoding DUF1428 family protein — MSNSDNFEHQKDTSGLIQIVFIRAPKKNHDALVNIGKQTDDFFRKHGVSKYAYRLTARENMMDFVNVSKTISASDDEDVNLEILSYRDAKHVEEVMKAMEGDKRANELYKEAMELITPGSIVFGDFSRLNEIS; from the coding sequence ATGAGTAATTCGGACAACTTTGAACATCAAAAGGATACCAGCGGTCTGATCCAAATTGTTTTTATCCGCGCCCCAAAGAAGAATCATGATGCCTTAGTAAATATTGGCAAGCAAACGGATGATTTTTTCAGGAAACACGGCGTGTCAAAATATGCGTATAGGTTGACTGCAAGAGAGAATATGATGGATTTTGTAAATGTATCAAAAACCATTTCTGCTAGTGATGACGAAGATGTAAATTTAGAAATACTATCCTACAGAGATGCCAAGCACGTAGAGGAAGTTATGAAGGCTATGGAAGGCGATAAAAGGGCTAATGAATTGTATAAGGAAGCTATGGAACTCATTACGCCTGGATCAATAGTATTTGGAGATTTTAGTAGGTTGAATGAAATATCCTAA